The sequence TCTCCCCTGGTGATGCCTTTGTTCTTGTGGCATctgtgtgaagtgaagtcgctcagtcgtgtgcgactctttgcaacctcatggactgtagcctaccaggctcctctgtctatgggattttccaggtaagagtactggagtgggttgccatttccttctccagggaatattcccaacccagggatcgaacctgggtctcctgcattgtaggcagacattttaccgtctgagccacagaatCTGTGTAAAATAATGCAACAGGCTGAATTGTCTTTCACCCAAGCAGACCATGGAGTTTGACCCAGTCTTATGCTTGCCTCCCTTCTTCTCAGTATGACACTGGGCACACTTCTGAAGAAAAATCTTCTTGCTTGATTCTCAACATCTCCCATATTTAAGCTGTTCTGTCTCCTTATGCGACCAAGAGGTTCCTGCTCACAAGCAGAACATCCTTCTCTCTGAGTGTCTGTATTGTCACCTTATCATAGATAAGAGTGTTTGTTTTGAGCGAACCTATAGCTAttatcgggcttcccaggtggctcagtggtaaagaatctgcctgccaatgcacgagatgtgggttcaatccctgggtcaggaagagtactcagaggaagaaatggcaccccactccagcattcttgtctggaaaatcccatggacagaggaacctggtgggctataattcaTATAATcatgaagagctggacacaactgaacactcTCGGATGAACCATAGCTATTATCTGAGCCTTGcttttggctcagtggtaaagaatccacctgccagtgcaggagatatgagtttgatacctgagtcggtaagatctcctggagaaggaaatagtaacctattccagtattcttgcctggaaaattccatggacagaggaacctggtggttaCATTCTATGAGGTCCCCAAAgggtcatacatgacttagcaactaaacaacaatagctatTATCTATGAAGGATGGTAAAGTTTTCAAGTTAGAGAAAGATAGTCTGAGCCCCAATTCTTTAATAATGTTAAAAATCTAGAGAATATCATAATTATTTCAGATCTTCCagaaatcctttctttctttctttcttttaactaCTGGATCTGGAATGAAATGTTTGTCCATACCCAGAGTTGATTTGTTAAAGGGAGTTTGAAAGATACTTTTCTTCTCTATATACTTCTGTTATAAAGGAGGTAAGAGCTAATTCTTTCAAACAAAGGTCAACTGAGAGTAAATAGTGTGAATGTGGTGGGTAAGAACCAGATGAGTTTTTCTGTCACTGACTCTGAGTTAGGTAGTGTTCACATGTGGGATGAGACAGTAGGATTACCCCCACATAATGCTGGCAAATACCAGCAAGGATGATATTCACAAAGTCCTCCCCTGGCCAGCAAGGCAACCTCAGTATGAGAAGTGGATATAACTTATATACTCGTGGTGTTTAAGTGGGGGTTCTGTCAGGACATTTTAAGAAATGGTTAATTGGTCAGTGACTCCATTGCTACTGAATAATGACCTTTATTTGTTAGTTTCTTCAGTCAGCATTGATTAAAGTCCTTTTTGTCACAAAGCACAGGTTCTAGGAATAGAGCACAGCTCAGGGATGATTTCATGAAATTTAACACTTAGGACAGGAATTGGAAAACTAGAGCCTGCACCAACTCCACTTTGCATCATGGTTTTGTGCATAAACTTTTGTTGGAGCACAGCCCCACTCACAGGTTATATATCAactatggctgctttcatgctacTCAGCTAAGCTGATTAGTTGTAACAGAGATTGTATGGCCCAGAAAGCCTACAATATTGATGATCTGACcttttacagaaaagtttgctGATCCTACAACTAGGAAGAACCATACACTAAATTCCTTATGCAATCAGTACACAGTTGGTCAGTCAGATACCTTTGAGTCAAATCCTCATAGTAATTTTCTTAGAGTCAAAGCTAACTCAGTGTCACTAAATAAACTGCTTAGGGCCTTTAAGCCAGAGTTTTCCAAACTGACTTCCTACCCTGAAAAGTGGCCCATGTATtgtattgttgctattgtttgaaTTTTGATGTAGGAGGCCACAGCATGGagcctgttttttttaatagaactcTGCCTGTCTCATCTGGATGTCTGCCTGTGTGTATATCTGAATATTTctgcagaagaagaaaaggagatcCTCATGTAAAATACAAATACACTGACTCTGAATACCCACAACACTGGTCAGTCCAAGTGTGTATATAGTCCAGAGAAAGACAGGGCACAGGGGGTCGAGGCCTGACTCAACCTCTAACCAGCCGGTGCCCTTGGCTAGTATGCTTGCTCCATCTCCCAGAGACCAGCCCTGTCCTGGGAGAGGGCAGAGGGAAAGTATAGGCCAACCTTCCTCCTGGGGCCTAAGGAGATGCTGGGGTCCTTAGCTTCGGGAGTCTAGAACCGAACAGCAGGGAGACAGTGGGATCCTCTACAGAGTCATCCCCTGCAGAGTCGTCCCCTGCATAGTCATCCCATTTGAAGAAACAGGAGCTCTTTTCTGGTAGGAAGAGCAAGGGCAGATCACTGCTCCCCACATCCACAGAGCCTGGGTCCCCAGGAATGCGTTCATTGGTGAGATGTAGTGAATCAACTGCTTCCCTGaggcagggcttcccaagtgtgATGGAGGGATCTACGAGAAAGGTTAAGTGAATCGGTTGTTGGTTATAAATAGAACAGAGGGAAAGAAGTACTATGACATTATTTTCCAAGATAGTTTTCCTTCAGCAGATTCTACTTtcgaaatttataaaatattgtacTTGCAACTAGTATGTTCTGACCCTATTTTCAAGGACATAAATATGAGTGAAAATTAAGGTTAGCAATGTattatattacaaaattttatatattaaaatagctGAATTCATTGTAGCTTACCATTAAGCCCAGTTGCCCTATATTCAATTCTTCCATCGAAAGgattatcaataataataataatttactttAAAGCGATCACCTGCAGAGACTAGATCACCTTCCCAATGGAGAAACACTAACCATCCTGTGATGTTGACTTCAGGGAACAGCTCTTCTCATCCGGTGTCCTTCATCCTGCTTGGGATCCCAGGATTGGAGAATTCCCAGTTTTGGGCTGCCTTTCCATTCTGTGCCATGTATGTTGTGGCTCTAGTCGGCAATATCACTCTCCTTCATGTAATCCGAACTGATCCCACCTTGCACGAGCCCATGTACCTCTTTCTGGCCATGCTGGCTACCACTGACCTGGTCCTCTCCACTTCCACACAACCTAAAATGCTGGCCATATTCTGGTTCCATGATCATGAGATAGAATACCATGCCTGCCTCATCCAGTTGTTCTTCATCCATGCCTTTTCTTCTGTGGAGTCCGGGTTGCTCATGGCTATGGCCTTGGACCGCTACATGGCTATCTGCTTCCCACTGCATCACTCTAGTATCCTGACTCCATCTGTCGTGGGTAAACTGGGGGCAGGTGTGATGATGAGAGGGCTGCTGTGGGTGAGTCCTTTCTGCTTCATGGTGTCCAGGATGTGCTTCTGCCCTAATCGGATCATCCCCCAGTCATACTGTGAGCACATGGCTGTGCTGAAGTTGGTGTGTGCTGACACTAGAGTTAATCGTGCATATGGACTTTTTGTGGCCTTCTTTGTGGTTGGCTTTGATATTATCGTCATCAGTGTATCCTATGTAATAATTTTGAGAACTGTTCTGGGGTTACCCTCAGGTGAAGCCCGGCTCAAGGCTTTTGGCACATGTGCCTCCCATATCTGTGTCATCTTGGCTCTTTATATCCCAGCCCTCTTTACTTTTCTTACCCACCGCTTTGGACATAATGTGCCCCAAGTAGTACATGTCATGTTTGCTATTCTCTATCTCCTGGTACCTCCCATGCTCAACCCCATCATCTATGGAGTTAGAACCAAACAGATCAGGGACAGGGTTATTCAAGGTTGTTGTAGAAATGACTCCCAACTCAAAGCATAGGGTTTTAACTACCCCAAAGTCCCCACGGTTAAGGCATTGATAATATAAATGCATAAAGTTTGCCAGAATGTCacaacttttttttcaaatttattgaggtatagtgaagtgaaactcactcagtcatgtccaaatctttgcaactccatgggctgtagcctgccaggctcctctgtccatggaattctccagtcaagaatactgaagtgggttgccatttccttttccaggggatcttcctgatccagagattgaacctgggtctcctgtactgtaagcagactctttaccatctgagccaccagggaagtccgtattGAGGTATATGTAACATACAAATAGTTGCACAtatttcggttcagttcagtagctcagtgtCCAGTTCTTTTCGACCCAATGGGCTGTGTGTGGCACacaaggctttcctgtccatcaccaattcccagagcttactgaaactcatgtccatcaagttggtgatgtcatccaaccatctcatcctctgtctccccttctcctcctgccttcaatctttcctagcatcagggtcttttcctgatactgatgagtcagtttttcacatcaggtggccaaagtattggagcttcagcttcatcagtccttttaatgaagattcaggactgatttcctttaggatggactggttgggtctccttgcagtccaagggactcttgagagtcttctccaataccacagttcaaaagcatcaattcttcagcactcagctttctttataatccaactctcacatccatgcctgcctactggaaaaaccatagctttgactagctggaccactgttggcaaagtaatgtctttgctttttaatatgctgtctaggttggtcatagcttttcttccaaggagtaagaatcttttaatttcatggctgcagtcaacatctacagtgattttggagccctcccccccaaataaagtctgtcactgtttccattgtttccccatctatttgccgtgaagtgatgg comes from Cervus elaphus chromosome 1, mCerEla1.1, whole genome shotgun sequence and encodes:
- the LOC122702332 gene encoding olfactory receptor 52R1-like — translated: MLTSGNSSSHPVSFILLGIPGLENSQFWAAFPFCAMYVVALVGNITLLHVIRTDPTLHEPMYLFLAMLATTDLVLSTSTQPKMLAIFWFHDHEIEYHACLIQLFFIHAFSSVESGLLMAMALDRYMAICFPLHHSSILTPSVVGKLGAGVMMRGLLWVSPFCFMVSRMCFCPNRIIPQSYCEHMAVLKLVCADTRVNRAYGLFVAFFVVGFDIIVISVSYVIILRTVLGLPSGEARLKAFGTCASHICVILALYIPALFTFLTHRFGHNVPQVVHVMFAILYLLVPPMLNPIIYGVRTKQIRDRVIQGCCRNDSQLKA